taataaatagataaatatagatataaatatatatagatatattattttttcgtttttgttataataaaaaaaaaaaaaaaaaaaaagagagagaaaaaaagaaattaattcatatgcatataatttattgagtattataaaaagaataagATTATTACTGTAacttattaatatattatatataatatgtaatttataaggcttttttaaaaaatttgtCTTTGTATAATTACATAagtattattttaaaattattttactgaattttttttttttttttttgttgttgtatttgtttttttttatttttgtttcatacaaattaaaatacattaattattgtaattaaataaaaaaaggaaatcatgatttattttattttatatatatatatatatatatatttgtgtgtttttttttttgagCTCTAATAATTTCCCAAAGAGCATTTCACTTATATAGAAAGGATTATTAATGAATAGAAATAGAAAATGTTTAAAATGGAAATAAGATGTTCccttaaatatataaagaataaagcaaataaaaaatatattggtctttttttgaatttaaAAGGTTTTGTTATGTATCTTTTGTTTATctcattatattttttttttttagtaaGCATAcaacaataaaaataaagaaaacaaataaaacaatataatatacatacatgtatacatatatatatatatatatatatatatatatatatatatatatagtaaaaatttaatatattcgTAATTTTTTCTCATAGTTTTTGACagaaatagaaaataaatgtatttcAAAAGGATACgtaaatattatatgcCAAAGAAAATTAGCTGAAAATAACATAGATAATGACAGATCGAAACATTCCCTTTTTAGTCGTATATTtagaaagaaaaatataaaaagacATAAGGGGAAAATTGAAGATGAGAAAATAGATAAGAATGAAAcagaagaagaaaaaggtaaaattaaaaaggaATCAAAAGgtaaaacaaaaaagaaTTCTAAAAACAAAAGAACTCAAAACAATTTAAGAACTCAAgataacaataataatatagtgagtagaatatattatagtggtatgaataaaaaagaattgTTATTTCctgaatataatataaagaatgattcatatacttatatgaaaattatagatataacacccaataaaaataatgagAATTTAAATGTTAATGTGGATGACGTAGTACCTTGTGTAAGTGAATTAGAGAAACGATTGAATTctgaaaataaaattatatataattggGAATTAGGAAATAAAACTGTAAATGAATTCCTTGGTCATGcatataattttgaaaTTTATGGAGTAAATTATTACGATTGGAAATTTACTAATATTAAAACTGTAGgttatgatatatatagaGGTAGAGGTCATGAAATGTTTAAAGCAGTTATTCCTTCGAATGGAATTGATAAGAAGAATGATATAActttatttattaagaAGATACCTATAAATTTATGGATGGAACAGTATGATTTAATGAATATGTTATATGGAGAATATTTGATGGGTGGAGAAAATTTTGTAATGGAAGTTATGGTATGCGCTTTTTTAACAAAATACTATCCAGGTATATCTCCAAAATTGTACAAAGTATTATTTGCACCAGAAGATAGGAGtatgtttaaaaatatttcttcatCGTATATGTGTAATGATATTAATgtatttaattatatattgaataaGATGTTAATAAAGGATATGAAAGGACACGTAGTAATGGTTTCAGAATATTATGGTAAAGACACCGACAAATACTTACGTAAAAAAGGGGATATATACCGTGATATTAgtgaaaatgaaaaaaaaaaaataatgcATGAATGGATAAAATTAGTAAGTAGGTTGCACGATAGTGGGTTGTCTCATCTAGATATATCTCCTGAAAATACATTAATTGGAGAAAATCATAATATGCGTTTATGTGATTTTTCTAAAAGCACACCTTTATATACGTATAATTTGAGACATCGAAAGAATCCAAATGGGTTATGTTTATTTCAATCTTGCTGCCCTACAGTTGGAAAACCTAAATATGAACCACCAGAATGCATAGATCTGAGGAGAAAATTAAGAGAAATGAACATTTATGACgctttaatatatttaaggAATATAGAAGATCAAGAagaaaggaaaaaatattattttgatgTTGAATGTgttgataaatatatgcTTGGTATTATGTTAATTTGGATATGGGattacaaatatttatgGAATAATGCAGATTCCTTAGAAGATAAGgattttatattatttcagAAGAACAACATGAACTTGGATATTTTCCCAACAACGCAAAATTGGCCACaagaattaaaatatattatatcggtaataaaaaatatatagtatataaaataagatTTTAATACACtaaatggaaaaaaaaataaaaaataaaaatatatgacGTAGTAATGTgacataatattatgtatatattaatgtatatatatatatatacatatttttattttttatagcAATTGTTAGTATTAGAAACTCGGAAAAATTTACAGTTTAAGGACTTAATTAATCACCCATGGTTTTCATGTAATgagtaatatatattttgggaaattattttgtttaaattatgaataaaaatggataaataataaaatttactggaaaatatcaaaaaaataaattaaaatataaataaaggtaaaattattttttgaatgttgtttttttaaatattcttttattcttataattttttttaattttatatcaaTCCTTTgtattcttattttattttatttttccaatatttgtttttgtaattattttataattaaaaaaattgttatttattattattagttaatatttgttattgtattttttttttttttttttttttttttgatgaaaaatattaatgaattaatttttatatatttatattataattatataggaaatatataaa
This sequence is a window from Plasmodium gaboni strain SY75 chromosome Unknown, whole genome shotgun sequence. Protein-coding genes within it:
- a CDS encoding serine/threonine protein kinase, FIKK family translates to MEIRCSLKYIKNKANKKYIGLFLNLKGFVMYLLFISLYFFFLFLTEIENKCISKGYVNIICQRKLAENNIDNDRSKHSLFSRIFRKKNIKRHKGKIEDEKIDKNETEEEKGKIKKESKGKTKKNSKNKRTQNNLRTQDNNNNIVSRIYYSGMNKKELLFPEYNIKNDSYTYMKIIDITPNKNNENLNVNVDDVVPCVSELEKRLNSENKIIYNWELGNKTVNEFLGHAYNFEIYGVNYYDWKFTNIKTVGYDIYRGRGHEMFKAVIPSNGIDKKNDITLFIKKIPINLWMEQYDLMNMLYGEYLMGGENFVMEVMVCAFLTKYYPGISPKLYKVLFAPEDRSMFKNISSSYMCNDINVFNYILNKMLIKDMKGHVVMVSEYYGKDTDKYLRKKGDIYRDISENEKKKIMHEWIKLVSRLHDSGLSHLDISPENTLIGENHNMRLCDFSKSTPLYTYNLRHRKNPNGLCLFQSCCPTVGKPKYEPPECIDLRRKLREMNIYDALIYLRNIEDQEERKKYYFDVECVDKYMLGIMLIWIWDYKYLWNNADSLEDKDFILFQKNNMNLDIFPTTQNWPQELKYIISQLLVLETRKNLQFKDLINHPWFSCNE